A genomic region of Sarcophilus harrisii chromosome 6, mSarHar1.11, whole genome shotgun sequence contains the following coding sequences:
- the LOC116420049 gene encoding LOW QUALITY PROTEIN: fibroblast growth factor-binding protein 3-like (The sequence of the model RefSeq protein was modified relative to this genomic sequence to represent the inferred CDS: inserted 3 bases in 2 codons), translating to METRGKESCYKFRPKRGSGGGGLPEAVLPRLRVLPTPWEGDFPERGLGLNYRPQPSTEWQRGNSAEAPYTPAAAPGAGGRRECVPVCTRVLVPGGRGGGRGSGRYRRFGGAPLSPPHPSGPRRLVTSLWDQRPQTAAGAAAAASGTRRAVWGXPRGEGRRAGGSCSGSCSGSSSRGAGARGGRGSRCPRASASXRSRPSEPTSTRRPPPARVERSPPAGAGASASQSEASLWMPPGVGGRGAGSRSAPSPPACAPHPRP from the exons ATGGAAACAAGGGGAAAGGAGAGTTGTTACAAGTTTCGTCCAAAGCGTGGGAGTGGGGGCGGGGGGCTTCCCGAGGCGGTGCTGCCCAGGCTGCGCGTCCTGCCCACACCGTGGGAGGGGGATTTTCCCGAGAGGGGGTTGGGGTTGAATTACAG ACCCCAGCCCAGCACGGAGTGGCAAAGGGGAAACTCGGCCGAAGCCCCTTACACGCCTGCGGCGGCCCCGGGCGCGGGAGGAAGGCGTGAGTGTGTCCCAGTGTGTACGCGCGTGTTAGTGCCTGGGGGGCGAGGCGGGGGGCGGGGGTCCGGCCGTTACCGGCGGTTTGGTGGcgcccccctctcccctcctcaccCCTCGGGTCCTCGGAGGTTGGTCACAAGTCTCTGGGACCAACGACCACAAACCGCCGctggcgccgccgccgccgcttcGGGGACCCGGCGGGCAGTGTGGG CGCCGCGGGGAGAGGGGAGGCGGGCAGGGGGCAGCTGCAGCGGCAGCtgcagcggcagcagcagccgGGGAGCGGGAGCCAGGGGTGGGAGGGGCTCGCGCTGTCCTCGCGCCTCCGCCTC CCGCTCGCGCCCCAGCGAGCCCACCAGCACCAGGCGTCCTCCACCGGCCCGCGTCGAGCGCTCCCCACCCGCCGGGGCCGGGGCCTCTGCCAGCCAATCAGAGGCCAGCCTTTGGATGCCCCCGGGGGTGGGAGGGCGGGGGGCGGGGAGCAGgagcgccccctcccccccagcctgCGCTCCCCATCCGAGACCCTGA